A window of Primulina huaijiensis isolate GDHJ02 chromosome 9, ASM1229523v2, whole genome shotgun sequence contains these coding sequences:
- the LOC140984119 gene encoding uncharacterized protein: MTSRPAAPVPTTNGHHRNYYPPTTSSSSTSASFRGCCCCLFLLFSFLALLILAIILVIVLAVKPKKPEFDLQQVAVQYVGINPTTSSSAVVSLNIRMLFSAANDNKVGIKYGESRFTVMYRGIPLGRGTIPAFFQPSHSVRRVETTISVDRVNLLQADATDLVRDASLNDRVELQQWSFFAILLILLISMNTLGFGTFPN; this comes from the coding sequence ATGACTTCCAGACCCGCCGCGCCGGTTCCCACCACCAACGGTCACCACCGCAACTACTACCCACCCACCACGAGTTCCTCTTCTACATCCGCCTCCTTCCgcggctgctgctgctgcctATTCCTCCTCTTCTCCTTCCTCGCCCTCCTCATTCTCGCCATCATCCTCGTCATCGTCCTCGCCGTCAAGCCCAAGAAGCCCGAATTCGACCTCCAGCAAGTAGCCGTTCAGTACGTGGGGATCAACCCTACCACCTCCTCCTCCGCCGTGGTTTCCCTCAACATCCGCATGCTCTTCTCGGCCGCAAACGACAACAAGGTTGGGATCAAGTACGGCGAGTCCAGGTTCACCGTCATGTACCGCGGCATACCCCTTGGACGGGGGACGATCCCTGCGTTCTTCCAACCATCCCACAGCGTAAGACGGGTGGAGACCACCATTTCCGTCGACCGGGTCAATTTACTGCAAGCAGATGCTACAGATTTGGTGAGGGATGCTTCGTTGAACGACAGGGTCGAGCTACAGCAGTGGAGTTTTTTTgccattttattaattttattgattagtATGAATACGCTTGGATTTGGCACTTTTCCAAATTAA